The following coding sequences are from one Clostridioides difficile ATCC 9689 = DSM 1296 window:
- a CDS encoding type I toxin-antitoxin system toxin — protein MNNFLLNVIAGVIASLIFCLICKVFLKVKSHSTRGKSKSGWEFDFKIKFHKFK, from the coding sequence ATGAATAACTTTTTACTTAATGTAATAGCTGGCGTTATTGCTAGTTTAATATTTTGCTTAATTTGTAAAGTATTTCTAAAAGTAAAAAGCCACTCAACTCGTGGCAAGAGTAAAAGTGGCTGGGAATTTGATTTTAAAATCAAGTTCCATAAGTTCAAATAG
- a CDS encoding HK97 gp10 family phage protein has translation MARWGSVDFREFKRVCKKMEKLTKIDLDKFCKDAARELAARLLGKVIRRTPVDTGFLRQGWNGVAYARSLPVYKQGNNYIIEVVNPTEYASYVNFGHRTKDGKGWVKGQHFLTISEMELQSQVDKIIERKLLILLKGVFDA, from the coding sequence ATGGCTAGATGGGGCAGTGTTGATTTTAGAGAGTTTAAAAGAGTTTGTAAAAAGATGGAGAAGCTTACAAAGATTGATTTAGATAAGTTTTGCAAGGATGCAGCAAGAGAATTAGCAGCACGATTACTTGGGAAAGTAATTAGAAGAACACCAGTTGATACAGGATTCTTACGACAAGGATGGAATGGAGTGGCTTATGCTAGGTCGCTTCCTGTGTATAAACAAGGAAATAATTATATTATAGAAGTTGTTAATCCGACTGAATATGCAAGTTATGTAAATTTCGGGCATAGAACTAAAGATGGTAAGGGATGGGTTAAAGGACAACATTTCTTAACAATTTCAGAGATGGAACTACAAAGTCAAGTTGATAAGATTATAGAGAGAAAGTTATTAATCTTGTTGAAAGGAGTATTTGATGCTTAA
- a CDS encoding Bro-N domain-containing protein, with the protein MNNELMNFENNELGIKIRTIKYEDGSIGINAEDTAVGFGWCQTQNKNGKQYVSIRWETINKYCKEFGFLNLLGKDEYIPESLFYLLGMKAKNEIAVKFQTWLAVDVLPSIRQTGAYITNNANPEKLREKASEIEKLQLAYNSTSMLKELLDGAGFDNKSKLLTAKTLYKKAGIDLPIEIEEEESFFDTKQIASKLKIYSKSNKPAQLAVCEIIKKIDLEENEVKGVWETNGSWTGTVNKYTKSVIDKVRNWIEENNRPTKIAGEKKNYHVVYKIE; encoded by the coding sequence ATGAATAATGAACTGATGAATTTTGAAAATAATGAATTAGGAATAAAAATAAGAACTATTAAATATGAAGATGGAAGTATAGGAATTAATGCAGAGGATACAGCTGTAGGGTTTGGATGGTGTCAGACACAGAATAAAAATGGTAAGCAATATGTATCAATTAGATGGGAAACTATTAATAAATACTGTAAAGAATTTGGTTTCCTCAACTTGTTGGGGAAAGATGAGTATATACCTGAATCATTATTTTATCTTTTAGGTATGAAAGCTAAAAATGAAATAGCAGTAAAATTTCAAACATGGTTAGCAGTAGATGTACTACCATCAATAAGACAAACTGGTGCATACATAACTAACAATGCTAATCCCGAAAAACTAAGAGAAAAAGCAAGTGAGATTGAAAAGTTACAATTAGCCTATAACAGCACATCTATGTTAAAAGAATTGCTAGATGGTGCAGGATTTGACAATAAATCCAAACTATTAACAGCTAAAACATTATATAAAAAGGCAGGCATTGATTTACCTATAGAAATTGAAGAAGAGGAATCTTTCTTTGACACAAAACAAATAGCATCTAAACTGAAAATATATTCTAAGAGTAATAAACCAGCACAGTTGGCTGTTTGTGAAATTATTAAAAAGATTGATTTAGAAGAAAACGAAGTCAAAGGCGTTTGGGAAACTAATGGTTCTTGGACTGGTACTGTAAATAAATATACAAAGAGTGTAATAGATAAGGTTAGAAATTGGATAGAGGAAAATAATAGACCTACTAAGATTGCAGGTGAGAAGAAGAATTATCATGTGGTTTATAAAATTGAGTAA
- a CDS encoding phage tail sheath family protein: MALGGGTFVTQNKVLPGAYINFVSATRATSSLSDRGIVAMPLELDWGIDEEIFTVTSDDFEKYSTKYFGYDYTHEKLKGLRDLFKNIRLGYFYKLNKGVKASCSIATAKYSGTRGNDLKVIVTTNIDDNTKFDVVTLLDNKKVDTQIAKVITDLQDNDYITWKKDTTLEASAGLVFTGGTNGESVTGAEYQAFLDKIESYSFNALGSLATTAEIKSLFVEFTKRMRDKVGAKFQTVLYKKNDADYEGVVSVENKVKDTGLLESSLVYWTTGAIAGCDINKSNTNKKYDGEFDVDVNYTQIQLEEALKSGKFIFHKVGDEVHVLEDINTFVSFTDDKNDDFSSNQSVRVLDQIANDIATLFNEKYLGKVPNDKAGRISFWNDVVKHHKELENIRAIEDFKTDDVSVELGNDKKTVIVSDAVKVINAMSKLYMTVSVS, translated from the coding sequence ATGGCTTTAGGTGGAGGAACATTTGTAACACAAAATAAGGTCCTACCTGGTGCATATATAAATTTTGTAAGTGCTACAAGGGCAACCAGTTCATTATCGGATAGAGGTATTGTTGCAATGCCTTTAGAGTTAGATTGGGGCATAGATGAAGAAATTTTCACAGTAACCAGTGATGATTTTGAGAAGTATTCAACTAAGTATTTTGGATATGATTATACTCATGAGAAGCTGAAAGGTTTGAGAGATTTATTCAAAAATATAAGGTTGGGATATTTTTATAAATTGAATAAAGGTGTTAAAGCTAGTTGCAGTATTGCTACAGCTAAGTACTCAGGTACTAGAGGTAATGATTTAAAAGTTATAGTTACAACAAACATTGATGATAACACTAAGTTTGATGTTGTAACACTTTTGGATAATAAGAAAGTAGATACCCAAATAGCAAAAGTTATTACAGACTTACAGGACAATGACTATATTACTTGGAAGAAGGATACAACACTAGAAGCAAGTGCAGGGCTTGTATTTACTGGTGGAACTAATGGCGAATCAGTCACAGGAGCAGAGTATCAAGCTTTCTTGGATAAAATAGAAAGCTACTCATTTAATGCACTAGGCAGTTTGGCTACAACAGCAGAAATTAAAAGTTTATTTGTAGAGTTTACTAAAAGAATGAGAGATAAAGTAGGAGCTAAGTTTCAAACTGTACTATATAAAAAGAATGATGCAGATTACGAAGGTGTAGTATCTGTAGAAAATAAAGTTAAAGATACTGGGTTATTAGAATCTAGTTTAGTTTATTGGACTACTGGAGCTATAGCAGGATGCGATATAAATAAATCTAATACTAATAAAAAGTATGATGGTGAGTTTGATGTTGATGTAAATTACACACAAATACAACTTGAAGAAGCACTAAAGAGTGGTAAATTTATATTTCATAAAGTTGGTGATGAAGTTCATGTGTTAGAGGACATAAATACTTTTGTATCATTTACAGATGATAAAAATGACGATTTTTCAAGTAACCAAAGTGTTAGAGTACTTGACCAAATTGCTAATGATATTGCAACTTTATTTAATGAAAAGTATTTAGGTAAAGTTCCGAATGATAAGGCAGGAAGAATAAGTTTCTGGAATGATGTTGTTAAACACCATAAAGAATTAGAGAATATAAGGGCAATAGAAGATTTTAAAACTGATGATGTTAGTGTGGAGCTTGGAAATGACAAGAAAACAGTTATAGTGAGTGATGCGGTTAAGGTTATAAATGCTATGAGTAAGCTTTATATGACTGTTTCAGTTAGTTAA
- a CDS encoding phage tail assembly chaperone, translating into MSNLSAFLSQNAIKNENVMYVASDRFLDEGGKPVEWELRVLSSEEDEVLRRNCTKRVKVIGNNGKPTGQFTNEIDYNSYVAELCVASTVFPDLKDAELQNSYGVMGEAQLLKTMLTAGEYVNYTVKVNEVNGFDTTFEDKVEEAKN; encoded by the coding sequence ATGAGTAATTTAAGTGCTTTTTTAAGTCAAAATGCAATAAAAAATGAGAATGTAATGTATGTGGCAAGCGATAGATTTTTAGACGAAGGAGGAAAGCCAGTTGAATGGGAATTAAGAGTTTTATCTTCTGAGGAAGATGAAGTATTAAGAAGAAACTGTACCAAAAGAGTGAAAGTGATTGGCAATAATGGGAAGCCAACAGGTCAATTCACAAATGAAATTGACTACAATAGTTATGTAGCAGAGTTATGTGTAGCATCTACAGTATTTCCAGATTTAAAGGATGCCGAACTCCAAAATAGTTATGGAGTGATGGGAGAAGCTCAGTTATTAAAAACAATGCTTACAGCAGGTGAGTATGTAAATTATACAGTAAAAGTTAACGAAGTTAATGGATTTGATACAACATTTGAAGATAAAGTAGAAGAAGCAAAAAACTAA
- a CDS encoding phage tail terminator family protein: protein MLNNIIDGISIKLDKSFGNEYTIYSEDVEQGINEPCFFIVPLNPSKVSYPSGRTLKKNSFDVHYFPRSKDKSFEINEVAEMLLEELEYIEIDGDLVRGTNMNFEIIDNVLHFFVDYNYFTIKSNDTEKMNDVELFGGLKRGDNFE from the coding sequence ATGCTTAATAATATAATTGATGGAATATCTATTAAATTAGATAAATCATTTGGAAATGAATATACAATTTATAGTGAAGATGTGGAGCAAGGTATAAATGAACCTTGTTTTTTTATTGTTCCTTTAAATCCAAGCAAAGTATCATATCCAAGTGGCAGGACATTAAAAAAGAACTCTTTTGATGTACATTATTTTCCTCGTTCAAAAGATAAGAGTTTTGAAATAAATGAGGTAGCTGAGATGCTACTTGAGGAATTAGAGTATATAGAAATTGATGGAGATTTAGTTAGAGGCACAAATATGAATTTTGAAATTATAGATAATGTTCTTCATTTCTTCGTTGATTATAACTACTTCACTATAAAAAGTAATGATACAGAAAAAATGAATGATGTTGAATTATTTGGTGGTTTGAAGAGAGGTGATAATTTTGAATAA
- a CDS encoding phage head-tail connector protein, whose translation MEVERLKKLLGISKEDYSKEMILEFILEDVEEIVKNYCNVSVIPEGLNSTVLRMAIDMYKNENLGSEDIALGSISSISEGDTSVSYRSSASEFKESLLKDYKSQLNRYRKIRWK comes from the coding sequence ATGGAAGTTGAAAGACTAAAAAAACTTTTAGGAATCAGTAAGGAAGATTATTCAAAAGAGATGATATTAGAGTTTATATTAGAAGATGTGGAGGAAATAGTTAAAAATTATTGTAATGTATCTGTTATTCCCGAAGGGCTAAATAGTACTGTTTTAAGGATGGCTATAGATATGTATAAAAATGAGAATCTAGGAAGTGAAGATATTGCACTAGGTTCTATTTCTTCTATATCAGAAGGTGATACATCAGTTTCATACAGAAGTTCAGCTAGTGAATTTAAGGAATCGTTACTCAAAGATTATAAGTCACAATTAAACAGATACAGAAAAATTAGGTGGAAATAA
- a CDS encoding phage tail tube protein: protein MAKNITMKSKDAISASLAECYVTIEGKRYLLMQCIKVEAKFKKNKSKIPILGQTGKGNKTTGWEGTGSATVHYNTSIFRKLMLRYKETGEDIYFDMQITNEDPTSSVGRQTIILKDCNMDEVTLAKFDADSEYLDEDIDFTFDDWDMPEEFKILLGMI from the coding sequence ATGGCTAAAAATATTACTATGAAGTCAAAAGATGCAATAAGTGCATCTTTGGCAGAATGCTATGTTACCATTGAAGGTAAAAGATACCTTCTTATGCAGTGTATCAAGGTAGAGGCTAAATTTAAGAAGAATAAAAGTAAGATACCAATTTTAGGGCAAACAGGAAAAGGAAACAAAACTACTGGATGGGAAGGCACAGGAAGTGCAACTGTTCATTATAATACTTCTATCTTTAGAAAACTTATGCTTAGATATAAGGAAACTGGAGAAGATATATATTTCGATATGCAAATTACTAATGAAGACCCAACAAGTTCAGTAGGTCGTCAAACTATTATATTAAAAGATTGCAATATGGATGAGGTTACATTAGCTAAATTTGATGCAGATAGTGAATATTTAGATGAGGATATAGATTTTACTTTTGATGATTGGGATATGCCAGAAGAATTTAAAATTTTATTAGGTATGATATAG